A part of Dethiosulfovibrio salsuginis genomic DNA contains:
- a CDS encoding NADH-quinone oxidoreductase subunit NuoE family protein: MDSCTCCTNKGYDDLGAFIDALPSKKGELITVLHQAQSIFGYLPREVQEFIAEKLDLPLAKVYGVVKFYSFFTMTPKGKHPISVCMGTACYVRGAEDVVHELSRQLGIPVGGVTEDGKFSLDTLRCVGACGLAPVVIIGEKVYGRVDAKKVAGILAEYAE, encoded by the coding sequence ATGGACAGTTGCACGTGTTGCACCAACAAGGGGTACGATGATCTCGGGGCGTTCATCGATGCCCTGCCGAGCAAGAAGGGGGAGCTTATAACCGTTCTCCACCAAGCTCAGTCGATCTTCGGCTACCTGCCTAGAGAGGTCCAGGAATTCATCGCAGAGAAGCTGGACCTGCCTCTGGCCAAGGTATACGGCGTCGTCAAGTTTTACTCGTTTTTCACCATGACACCTAAGGGCAAGCACCCTATCTCGGTGTGCATGGGAACCGCCTGTTACGTAAGAGGGGCGGAGGATGTGGTCCACGAGCTATCCCGCCAGCTTGGCATTCCGGTCGGAGGGGTCACTGAGGACGGAAAATTCTCCTTGGACACCCTGCGTTGCGTGGGAGCCTGCGGCCTCGCTCCGGTGGTAATCATCGGAGAGAAGGTCTACGGACGGGTCGACGCCAAGAAAGTGGCTGGAATACTGGCGGAGTACGCCGAGTAG
- a CDS encoding (2Fe-2S) ferredoxin domain-containing protein — MTNIKSLDELKKLRDQKRAATDLREKGQNIEDLIEIKVSMGTCGIVAGARETLSSMMEMARDKGLDNVVFTQTGCMGYCHSEPTVEITRPGQDPVVFGNVAGERVAEIVEKYILNGELVDGIIPTAYKTIHE; from the coding sequence ATGACAAACATCAAATCTCTGGACGAGCTTAAGAAGTTAAGGGATCAGAAAAGGGCTGCCACCGATCTCAGGGAAAAGGGTCAGAACATCGAAGACCTCATCGAGATCAAGGTGAGCATGGGAACCTGCGGCATAGTCGCAGGGGCCAGGGAGACCCTTTCCTCCATGATGGAGATGGCGAGAGACAAAGGCCTTGATAACGTGGTCTTCACCCAGACCGGCTGCATGGGCTACTGCCACAGCGAGCCCACGGTGGAGATAACCCGTCCTGGACAGGACCCTGTGGTCTTCGGAAACGTCGCCGGGGAGCGAGTAGCCGAGATAGTCGAAAAATACATCCTCAACGGAGAGCTTGTGGACGGGATAATTCCGACCGCCTACAAGACCATCCACGAGTAA
- a CDS encoding ATP-binding protein, with the protein MKFSVLNVGQFADVSVEFGDLTLLVGAQGTGKSVFCSFSSSLRIRSM; encoded by the coding sequence ATGAAGTTCAGCGTTTTGAATGTAGGTCAGTTTGCAGATGTATCCGTTGAATTTGGAGATCTTACCCTTCTGGTCGGTGCTCAGGGAACGGGGAAAAGCGTTTTTTGCAGCTTTTCAAGCTCTCTCAGGATCAGGAGTATGTAA
- a CDS encoding ABC transporter permease: MRCLWESHRRGILVTLGLIGLLVLFAIASPRTFLNPRIYRSFLSTIPVTAILALGMTLLVVVGEMDLSFPSVCAAAAYVFAEAFLATGSGAVAFGLAIASGAIMGWINGLIVVRIGVPSIIATIGTQFFWRGLILLLSDGIALSLASVRGTDIYSLFVGRMAGEIPVQSLWCLAIALGLALLLNRHPFGDSLLFIGDNRKTAAMMGIPVAKVRIKAFILMGVLSAFAGILATLELANWWPTQGEGYMLLVFASVFVGGTSAYGGEGTIYGTLIGAIIIGIIEAGIVSAGLAGFWTRLVHGLIIVVSVSIYATMARRPQDM, from the coding sequence TGTCTGTGGGAGTCCCATAGAAGGGGCATACTGGTCACGTTAGGCCTTATCGGCCTTTTAGTCCTGTTCGCCATCGCAAGCCCTAGGACCTTTCTGAACCCCAGGATATACCGATCCTTTCTGTCCACCATACCTGTGACCGCAATTTTGGCCCTGGGCATGACCCTGCTGGTGGTGGTCGGAGAGATGGACCTGAGCTTCCCCTCTGTCTGCGCCGCCGCGGCCTACGTCTTCGCCGAGGCCTTTTTAGCCACAGGATCCGGGGCGGTGGCCTTTGGCCTGGCCATAGCATCGGGGGCCATAATGGGATGGATAAACGGCCTCATAGTTGTGAGGATAGGGGTCCCTTCCATAATAGCCACAATAGGGACCCAGTTTTTCTGGCGAGGGCTCATACTCCTCCTGTCCGACGGAATAGCCCTGAGCCTGGCGTCGGTCAGGGGCACCGATATCTACAGTCTGTTTGTGGGCCGGATGGCAGGAGAGATTCCGGTACAGTCCCTCTGGTGTCTGGCTATAGCTCTGGGGCTGGCTCTGCTGTTGAACCGCCACCCTTTCGGAGACTCGCTGCTTTTCATAGGGGATAACCGAAAGACCGCCGCCATGATGGGCATACCGGTGGCGAAGGTCAGGATAAAGGCCTTTATCCTGATGGGAGTCCTCTCCGCCTTCGCCGGGATCCTGGCGACCCTGGAGCTGGCCAACTGGTGGCCCACCCAGGGGGAGGGCTATATGCTACTGGTGTTCGCCTCGGTCTTCGTGGGAGGGACGTCGGCCTACGGAGGCGAGGGAACCATCTACGGAACCCTCATCGGGGCTATAATAATAGGGATAATAGAGGCAGGGATAGTCAGCGCCGGCCTTGCGGGATTTTGGACCAGGCTGGTCCACGGCCTGATAATCGTCGTATCGGTGTCCATCTACGCCACCATGGCCAGGAGACCTCAGGATATGTAA
- a CDS encoding type II toxin-antitoxin system HicB family antitoxin: MKDTYIYPAVFTCDDDGYAVEFPDLPGCVSCADSEADGIKKAKEILSWHLWDMERSGEIIPEPSPVKELATGLGENEYLVVIEVFMPPYRYAKHNKATKVTTTIPMWMKVQADQARLNYSDLLKDAIQEKLRL, encoded by the coding sequence ATGAAAGATACGTATATCTATCCTGCTGTGTTTACCTGCGATGACGACGGTTATGCTGTCGAATTTCCCGATCTTCCCGGTTGCGTCTCCTGTGCTGACAGCGAGGCCGATGGGATTAAAAAGGCCAAGGAGATCCTCTCCTGGCATCTATGGGACATGGAGCGAAGCGGTGAGATCATCCCTGAGCCTTCCCCTGTAAAAGAACTTGCCACAGGTTTAGGTGAGAACGAATACCTAGTGGTAATAGAGGTGTTCATGCCTCCCTATCGCTACGCCAAGCATAACAAAGCCACAAAGGTAACCACAACTATTCCTATGTGGATGAAGGTCCAGGCGGATCAGGCTAGACTGAACTACTCAGACCTCCTTAAAGACGCTATCCAGGAAAAATTACGGCTGTAA
- a CDS encoding NADH-quinone oxidoreductase subunit NuoF, with the protein MSNVKMHVLVCGGTGCLSSRSQEIIDNFKKCLAERRLDQEIKVITSGCFGFCEKGPIVKIAPDNTFYVSVTPEDVEEIVEEHIVKGRKVYRLLFTDPNTAEHVSDSKHMDFYKKQMRIALRNCGFIDPENIDEYIAQDGYLALGNILESMTPAEVIDVMKKSGLRGRGGGGFPTGLKWEFASKFHSDDGKYVICNADEGDPGAFMDRSILEGDPHSIVEAMTICGYAIGANNGLVYIRAEYPLAVKRLRRAIEDARNSGLLGDNILGSGFSFDIDIRYGAGAFVCGEETALIHSMEGERGEPTSKPPFPAEKGFWGKPSNVNNVETFANVPAIFLKGADWFSSIGSEKSKGTKVFALAGKVNNVGLVEVPMGTTLREVIFEIGGGIRDGRKFKAVQTGGPSGGCLTEKDLDTPIDFDNLLAAGSMMGSGGMIVVDDTDCMPAVAKFYLEFTVEESCGKCTPCRVGNKRLHEILEKITDGKGTMEDLKTLKDLSNVIKDTSLCGLGQTAPNPVLSTLNSFWDEYVAHVKDHKCPAGRCKKLLSFTIDPSKCIGCTMCAKICPAGAISGSVKKPHVIDQEKCVKCGACVDTCKFGAILKG; encoded by the coding sequence ATGAGCAACGTAAAAATGCACGTGTTGGTCTGTGGTGGAACTGGCTGTCTTTCCTCAAGAAGTCAGGAGATCATAGATAACTTCAAGAAGTGCCTCGCCGAGCGTAGGTTGGACCAGGAGATCAAGGTGATCACCTCCGGCTGTTTCGGCTTCTGCGAGAAAGGACCTATCGTCAAGATAGCCCCGGACAACACCTTCTACGTCAGCGTCACCCCGGAGGACGTGGAGGAGATCGTCGAGGAGCACATAGTCAAGGGACGTAAGGTCTACAGGCTTCTCTTCACCGATCCTAACACCGCAGAGCATGTCTCTGACTCGAAGCACATGGACTTCTACAAGAAGCAGATGAGGATAGCCCTCAGAAACTGCGGCTTTATCGATCCTGAGAACATAGACGAATACATCGCCCAGGACGGATACTTGGCTCTAGGCAACATCCTTGAGTCCATGACCCCAGCAGAGGTCATCGATGTCATGAAAAAGTCGGGCCTCAGAGGCCGTGGGGGCGGCGGCTTCCCCACAGGGCTCAAGTGGGAGTTCGCGTCAAAGTTCCACTCCGACGACGGCAAGTACGTCATATGCAACGCCGACGAGGGAGACCCGGGCGCTTTCATGGACCGGTCCATCCTCGAGGGAGACCCTCACTCCATAGTTGAGGCCATGACCATCTGTGGTTACGCCATAGGGGCCAACAATGGCCTTGTCTACATCCGCGCCGAGTATCCTCTGGCGGTCAAGAGGCTTCGCAGAGCCATAGAGGATGCCAGAAATAGCGGCCTTCTTGGAGATAATATCCTGGGAAGCGGCTTCTCCTTCGACATAGACATCCGCTACGGGGCGGGAGCCTTCGTCTGCGGCGAGGAGACGGCACTGATCCACTCCATGGAGGGAGAGAGAGGCGAGCCGACGAGCAAGCCGCCCTTCCCAGCGGAGAAGGGGTTCTGGGGCAAGCCCTCCAACGTCAACAACGTCGAGACCTTCGCCAACGTTCCAGCCATATTCCTTAAGGGAGCGGACTGGTTCTCCTCTATAGGCAGCGAGAAGAGCAAGGGAACCAAGGTCTTCGCCCTGGCGGGCAAGGTAAACAACGTCGGCCTGGTGGAGGTCCCCATGGGAACCACACTCAGAGAGGTTATCTTCGAGATAGGCGGAGGTATCAGAGACGGCAGGAAGTTTAAAGCCGTCCAGACCGGTGGCCCCTCCGGCGGATGTCTCACCGAGAAGGACCTGGACACCCCCATAGACTTCGACAACCTCCTGGCCGCTGGATCGATGATGGGCTCGGGCGGTATGATCGTCGTCGACGACACCGACTGTATGCCAGCGGTGGCAAAGTTCTACCTTGAGTTCACCGTCGAGGAGTCCTGCGGCAAGTGCACCCCCTGCCGGGTGGGCAACAAGAGGCTCCACGAGATACTGGAGAAGATCACCGACGGCAAGGGCACCATGGAGGACCTCAAGACCTTGAAGGACCTGTCCAACGTAATAAAGGACACCTCCCTCTGCGGACTGGGACAGACCGCTCCTAACCCGGTGCTGTCCACCCTTAACAGCTTCTGGGACGAGTACGTGGCCCACGTCAAGGACCACAAGTGCCCTGCGGGAAGGTGCAAAAAGCTGCTCTCCTTCACCATAGATCCCAGCAAGTGCATAGGCTGCACCATGTGCGCCAAGATATGTCCCGCCGGAGCCATCTCGGGATCGGTGAAGAAGCCTCACGTCATCGATCAGGAAAAATGCGTCAAGTGCGGTGCCTGTGTGGACACCTGCAAGTTCGGCGCAATTTTAAAGGGATAA
- a CDS encoding ABC transporter permease, with the protein MLLPTAFLAFLLLFVLYPSVMVLMRSFSHKGSLGLDNMVAFFTKPHMVKILWQSGAVAAFVAVASTLMGSCLALVSFKTSMAFKGLFRTAAVVPLVIPGFVASLSYIFLFGRNGLITYKLLGLNLSIYGWHSVVLVQIMNLTTTAFLIMSAAILSIDDQAEDAARTLGASEWEVFSTVTLPLLRPGVLASMVLVFMKSMADFSTPLFLGGRFTNLAAASYSQLIGSYNLEIAATMNVLLLSVCLVAFWIFNKVKGAGEGFRRSVGGRRKNIQFPPAIAATMWSLSMAFSTLVYMLLLSVFLAAFTKHLGANFGLTLAHFQEGFQRGFRGMVNTFIFASATAAVTATAGMAGAWLITRSCTARRLLDLLSTAPVAVPGTFFGVAYILAFNRPPLLLAGTWTLVLILSVVRELPLGIRSGVSVLEQQDRSIEDAASTLGDSAVGTFFRVTLPSVRPAMVVTALHSFVASVQAVGALIFIVSPGTKLLSIDVFEAVYKGQIGPAAAMSVVMIALSLAGIAGITVISSKSKGGGTSWGESLRRAA; encoded by the coding sequence GTGTTACTTCCCACGGCGTTCCTGGCTTTTTTGCTGCTCTTCGTCCTTTATCCGTCGGTCATGGTCCTCATGAGGAGCTTCTCCCACAAAGGAAGCCTGGGGTTGGACAACATGGTGGCTTTTTTCACTAAACCCCACATGGTAAAGATACTGTGGCAGAGCGGAGCGGTCGCGGCCTTCGTCGCCGTGGCCTCCACCTTGATGGGGAGCTGTCTTGCCCTGGTCTCCTTCAAGACCTCCATGGCCTTTAAGGGGCTTTTCAGGACCGCTGCTGTGGTTCCTCTTGTCATACCGGGGTTCGTCGCCTCTTTGTCATATATCTTCCTGTTCGGTCGAAACGGCCTCATAACCTATAAGCTCCTGGGGCTGAACCTGTCCATATACGGCTGGCACAGCGTGGTGCTGGTCCAGATAATGAATCTGACCACCACCGCCTTTTTGATAATGTCCGCGGCCATACTTTCCATCGACGATCAGGCGGAGGACGCCGCCAGGACCCTAGGGGCCTCGGAGTGGGAGGTCTTCAGCACCGTGACCCTGCCCCTCCTCAGGCCAGGAGTGCTGGCCTCCATGGTGTTGGTGTTCATGAAGTCCATGGCCGATTTCAGCACGCCCCTGTTCTTAGGCGGTCGGTTCACCAACCTGGCCGCCGCCTCCTATTCACAGCTGATAGGCTCCTATAACCTGGAGATCGCCGCCACTATGAACGTCCTGCTCCTGTCGGTGTGTCTGGTGGCCTTTTGGATCTTTAATAAGGTCAAAGGAGCCGGAGAGGGTTTTCGTCGCTCCGTGGGCGGACGTAGAAAGAATATCCAGTTTCCTCCTGCCATAGCCGCAACCATGTGGTCCCTTTCCATGGCCTTCTCCACCCTGGTCTATATGCTCCTTCTGTCGGTCTTTCTGGCGGCCTTCACCAAGCATCTAGGAGCCAACTTCGGCCTGACCTTGGCCCACTTTCAGGAGGGGTTCCAGAGGGGGTTTAGAGGGATGGTGAACACATTTATCTTCGCCTCCGCCACCGCCGCCGTTACCGCCACCGCAGGGATGGCTGGGGCCTGGCTCATAACCCGATCCTGTACGGCAAGGAGGCTTCTGGATCTGCTGTCCACCGCCCCTGTGGCCGTGCCTGGGACCTTTTTCGGGGTGGCCTATATCCTGGCCTTCAACAGGCCTCCTCTGCTCCTAGCTGGGACCTGGACCTTGGTCCTGATCCTCTCGGTGGTCAGGGAGCTACCCTTGGGTATAAGGTCCGGCGTCAGCGTCCTGGAGCAGCAGGATCGATCCATCGAGGACGCCGCCTCGACCTTAGGGGATTCCGCCGTCGGCACATTTTTCAGGGTGACCTTGCCTTCGGTGAGGCCCGCCATGGTGGTTACGGCCCTACACTCTTTCGTGGCGTCGGTCCAGGCGGTTGGGGCTTTGATATTCATAGTCTCCCCGGGCACTAAACTGCTGTCCATCGACGTGTTCGAGGCGGTGTACAAGGGACAGATAGGGCCAGCTGCCGCCATGTCGGTTGTGATGATAGCCCTGTCACTGGCCGGTATCGCCGGGATAACGGTCATATCGTCAAAGAGCAAAGGAGGTGGAACATCTTGGGGAGAGAGCCTGCGAAGGGCGGCCTAG
- a CDS encoding aminotransferase-like domain-containing protein yields the protein MPEFAGRMAQMAKSAAIIRNLFGAMNDPGIISFGGGAPAKEALPVELVREIVNDVMTREKRGIESLQYGPVPGLADLREVVVEHLLTPKGVSANPDEVVITTGGLEGMNLLCQLYIEPGDVILVESPTFVQSVEIFEMFQARCVSVAMDDDGMVTDDLEAKILKYRPKMVYVIPTFQNPTGRTLSLERRKKIAQLGSEHDVIILEDDPYRDIRYSGTDLPPIKSFDETGHTVLANSFSKIFSPGSRLGYVLAKPEITAKIIDAKSATNSHTSMLPQVVCAEFFKRGHYPEHHRAMCELYRHRRDVMIECIDKFFPEGTKRTFPDGGLFTWAEIPGGINTTDLLVEATSNPDVKVAYVAGEGFFIEGNGMGSDCMRISFGGVTEDNIRLGTERLGKLIGSKL from the coding sequence ATGCCAGAGTTTGCGGGCCGTATGGCCCAGATGGCTAAATCTGCGGCGATAATAAGGAATCTCTTCGGGGCCATGAACGATCCTGGGATAATCTCCTTCGGAGGAGGGGCCCCGGCGAAGGAAGCCCTTCCGGTTGAGCTGGTTCGGGAAATAGTGAACGACGTCATGACCAGGGAGAAAAGGGGTATAGAGTCGTTGCAGTACGGCCCTGTGCCAGGACTGGCGGACCTCAGAGAGGTGGTCGTCGAACACCTGTTGACCCCTAAGGGAGTCTCGGCCAATCCCGACGAGGTGGTAATAACCACCGGAGGCCTGGAGGGCATGAACCTCCTCTGCCAGCTCTACATCGAGCCAGGGGACGTCATACTTGTGGAGTCGCCCACATTCGTCCAGTCGGTGGAGATCTTCGAGATGTTCCAGGCCCGGTGCGTCAGCGTCGCCATGGACGACGACGGAATGGTGACCGACGATCTGGAGGCCAAGATACTGAAATATCGCCCCAAGATGGTATACGTCATCCCCACTTTCCAAAACCCCACGGGCAGAACCCTCTCCCTGGAGAGACGAAAAAAAATAGCCCAGCTGGGGAGCGAGCACGACGTCATAATCTTGGAGGACGATCCCTACCGGGACATCCGCTACAGTGGGACGGACCTGCCGCCGATAAAGTCCTTTGACGAGACGGGACACACTGTGTTGGCCAACAGCTTCTCGAAGATATTCTCCCCTGGCAGCAGGCTCGGTTACGTCCTGGCGAAGCCGGAGATAACCGCCAAGATAATAGATGCCAAATCGGCGACCAACTCCCACACCTCTATGCTTCCCCAGGTCGTCTGCGCCGAGTTCTTCAAGAGGGGCCACTATCCCGAGCACCACAGGGCGATGTGCGAGCTCTACCGCCATAGGCGGGACGTGATGATAGAGTGTATAGACAAATTCTTCCCCGAGGGAACCAAGAGGACCTTCCCCGACGGAGGCCTTTTCACCTGGGCTGAGATCCCAGGGGGGATCAACACCACCGACCTGCTCGTGGAGGCCACGTCGAACCCGGACGTAAAGGTCGCCTACGTGGCTGGAGAGGGTTTCTTCATAGAGGGCAACGGAATGGGAAGCGACTGCATGAGGATAAGCTTCGGAGGTGTAACCGAGGATAATATCCGCCTCGGAACCGAGAGGTTGGGAAAGCTGATAGGGTCCAAGCTGTAA
- a CDS encoding ABC transporter ATP-binding protein, producing the protein MGREPAKGGLEGLRLERVSKSYGETPVLEDFSLEVPVGQVCCLLGPSGCGKTTALRITTGLLEPDRGGIFLGGRDISPLPPGRRNIGMVFQNYALFPHLDVAENVAYGLRRRKLRESEIDEKVSTILELVRLEGYGGRKVSEISGGQQQRVALARALVVEPELLLLDEPLSNLDARLRSDLREDLRSVLERLGVTTVFVTHDQEEAMGIADRIVVMNAGKIEQQGSPEELYRRPSTPFVADFLGRVNRVILPNLGEVSLRPEAIKLVPSGEGALSGRVSKRTFMGPSVRYSVVLESGETLTVEAAGDGPGVGEPVGLSFPPESILAF; encoded by the coding sequence TTGGGGAGAGAGCCTGCGAAGGGCGGCCTAGAGGGCCTTCGTCTGGAGAGGGTCAGCAAGAGTTACGGTGAAACCCCGGTTCTGGAGGACTTCAGCCTTGAGGTTCCCGTGGGACAGGTATGCTGTCTCCTTGGGCCGTCGGGATGCGGAAAGACCACCGCCCTCAGGATAACCACCGGTCTGCTGGAGCCCGACCGTGGTGGGATATTTCTGGGAGGAAGGGATATTTCCCCTCTGCCGCCTGGCCGGAGAAACATAGGAATGGTGTTCCAGAACTACGCCCTTTTCCCCCATCTGGATGTGGCGGAAAACGTCGCCTACGGCCTGAGACGAAGGAAGCTGAGGGAGTCGGAGATAGACGAAAAGGTGTCCACCATTCTGGAGCTGGTCAGGCTGGAGGGCTACGGCGGCAGGAAGGTCTCGGAGATATCCGGTGGGCAGCAGCAGAGGGTTGCACTGGCCAGGGCCCTGGTGGTGGAGCCGGAGCTGCTCCTTCTGGACGAGCCCCTGTCCAACCTGGACGCCAGGCTCAGGTCGGATCTGAGGGAGGACCTTCGGTCGGTGTTGGAGCGGCTGGGGGTCACCACGGTGTTCGTGACCCACGACCAGGAGGAAGCCATGGGCATCGCCGACCGTATAGTGGTGATGAACGCCGGGAAGATAGAGCAGCAGGGATCGCCGGAGGAGCTGTACAGAAGGCCCTCAACACCCTTCGTCGCCGACTTCCTGGGCAGGGTAAACAGGGTAATACTGCCGAATCTGGGGGAGGTCTCGTTGAGGCCGGAAGCCATAAAGCTGGTCCCGTCCGGGGAGGGGGCCCTTTCCGGTCGGGTGTCGAAGAGGACCTTCATGGGCCCCTCGGTTCGTTATTCCGTCGTCCTGGAGTCCGGGGAGACCTTGACGGTGGAGGCCGCTGGCGATGGGCCCGGTGTAGGTGAGCCTGTTGGGCTGTCCTTTCCCCCTGAATCGATACTGGCCTTTTAA
- a CDS encoding type II toxin-antitoxin system HicA family toxin: MPYSSREIIKLIKDDGWFLVDVEGSHHHFKHAVKPGRVTVPHPKKDLHPKTAASILKQARLK; encoded by the coding sequence ATGCCTTACAGTTCGAGGGAGATTATCAAACTTATTAAGGATGATGGCTGGTTTCTAGTCGATGTAGAAGGTAGCCATCATCACTTCAAGCACGCTGTTAAGCCAGGTAGGGTTACTGTTCCTCATCCCAAGAAAGATCTACACCCAAAGACAGCTGCCAGTATTCTAAAACAGGCTAGGTTAAAGTGA
- a CDS encoding ParA family protein, with translation MIKVSFDEITDVLLDIFRANSEALPAISPFIVNRDLYGKVSLVFREEIEDHPQTKEAIEKISTLMAEKLGNHCAPSDRIVFFEPSLDSVKIGGVCHSMEEFPSVTVVDRVTCESDWTKIEPEKSGCPRIVFFSIKGGVGRSTATAIVAWALAQGGKKVMVVDLDLESPGLSRSLLSEDKRPRFGVTDWLVEDLVENGDLVFKDMVATSDLSYDGEIYVVPAHGDKPGEYISKLGRVWMPKTTPEGKREAWPRRLNRLLLDLESTLEPDVILIDSRSGIDEIASACITDLGAAGILLFALDGDQTWSGYEVLFRHWLKTGVSELIRERLHVVGAMIPDIDKGDYFRELLENSWKIFTDNIYDEIPALSSPENGTTEGIYPFNFDEADETAPHYPWPIRWNRGFSSLKSIHSKITTIDKTQVNGVFGSLVEGVQKILDTGGPQDDRR, from the coding sequence GTGATAAAGGTCTCTTTTGACGAGATAACAGACGTCCTCTTGGATATTTTTAGAGCCAACAGCGAGGCCCTGCCGGCGATATCTCCCTTTATAGTCAACAGAGACCTCTACGGAAAGGTCAGCTTAGTATTCAGAGAAGAGATAGAAGATCATCCTCAGACTAAAGAGGCCATCGAAAAAATATCAACCCTTATGGCTGAGAAGCTTGGCAACCACTGCGCTCCCTCCGATCGGATAGTTTTTTTCGAGCCCTCTCTGGACTCCGTCAAAATCGGTGGAGTATGTCACAGCATGGAGGAATTCCCCTCAGTCACAGTAGTGGATCGGGTCACCTGTGAAAGCGACTGGACAAAGATAGAGCCTGAAAAATCAGGATGTCCTAGGATAGTCTTTTTCTCCATAAAAGGGGGAGTCGGACGCTCGACGGCTACAGCTATAGTTGCCTGGGCTCTGGCTCAGGGGGGGAAGAAAGTCATGGTAGTGGATCTGGATCTAGAGTCCCCTGGCCTATCAAGATCCCTTCTTAGCGAAGATAAGCGACCTAGGTTTGGCGTTACCGACTGGCTGGTCGAGGATCTTGTTGAAAATGGCGATTTAGTGTTTAAAGACATGGTAGCCACCAGCGACCTCTCCTACGATGGAGAGATTTACGTCGTTCCAGCCCACGGTGATAAACCTGGCGAGTACATATCAAAACTGGGAAGGGTATGGATGCCAAAGACAACACCGGAAGGCAAGAGGGAGGCATGGCCGAGGAGATTAAACCGTCTCCTTCTGGATCTAGAGTCCACATTGGAGCCGGACGTAATACTAATAGACTCAAGATCGGGTATAGATGAAATAGCCTCCGCCTGCATCACCGACTTAGGAGCAGCTGGAATACTGCTATTTGCCCTGGACGGAGATCAAACATGGTCCGGCTACGAAGTGCTATTCAGACACTGGCTAAAAACCGGCGTGTCGGAGCTAATAAGAGAGAGGCTTCACGTTGTCGGAGCTATGATTCCCGACATAGACAAGGGCGATTATTTTAGGGAGCTACTTGAAAACTCCTGGAAGATATTTACCGACAATATTTACGACGAAATACCTGCCTTGAGCTCTCCCGAAAATGGGACAACGGAAGGGATCTATCCATTTAATTTTGACGAGGCGGACGAAACAGCTCCTCACTATCCCTGGCCGATAAGGTGGAACAGGGGATTTTCCTCGTTGAAGTCGATTCACTCAAAGATAACCACCATAGATAAGACACAGGTAAATGGAGTCTTCGGGTCTCTCGTCGAGGGCGTACAAAAAATCCTAGACACAGGAGGACCTCAGGATGATCGACGTTAA
- a CDS encoding ABC transporter substrate-binding protein encodes MIKRISIFTLTITVLISSMSGAFADEGKLNMYVAYGKPELIASAFEKATGIKVEFLPMSSGEVLTRLKAESANPRTDIWLGGGSDAFIQAKADGLIVPYLSPNSERVNQAFRDPEGYWTAVSLVVVGLLVNTDRAQSRGLAVPSKWEDLADGAFKDEVISSNPRTSGTAYTTVSGILQLFGEKEGWSYLDRLYGNIPFLEKSGSTPGTKTVQGEFTVGLVPDPHSIKMNNPDATVVTVFPEDGVLAWPSPVAIVAGTKNMEGAKKFVDWSLSPEGQKVLMEASPRVPATDIEPSSGVPSLKDLNLVPYDHLKWGEARDSVLEEFGSRYPHLN; translated from the coding sequence ATGATAAAAAGGATATCTATTTTTACCCTGACCATCACGGTGCTCATATCGTCCATGTCAGGGGCCTTCGCAGATGAGGGCAAGCTGAACATGTACGTGGCCTACGGCAAGCCCGAGCTTATAGCCTCGGCGTTTGAGAAGGCCACTGGCATAAAGGTCGAGTTCCTGCCTATGTCGTCCGGCGAGGTCCTGACCAGGCTGAAGGCGGAGAGCGCCAACCCAAGGACCGACATCTGGCTTGGCGGTGGCTCCGACGCCTTCATCCAGGCCAAGGCCGACGGCCTGATAGTTCCCTATCTCTCCCCTAACTCCGAGAGGGTAAACCAGGCTTTCAGGGACCCTGAGGGCTACTGGACCGCCGTGTCCCTGGTCGTGGTAGGGCTTCTGGTTAACACCGACAGGGCTCAGTCCAGAGGGCTTGCGGTCCCCTCCAAGTGGGAGGATCTGGCGGATGGCGCCTTTAAGGACGAGGTTATCTCCTCCAATCCCAGGACTTCCGGTACCGCCTACACCACCGTCTCGGGCATACTACAGCTTTTCGGTGAAAAAGAGGGCTGGAGCTATCTGGACAGGCTCTACGGAAACATCCCCTTCCTGGAGAAAAGCGGAAGCACCCCCGGAACCAAGACGGTCCAGGGCGAGTTTACCGTGGGTCTTGTTCCCGATCCTCACAGCATAAAGATGAACAACCCCGACGCTACGGTGGTCACGGTGTTCCCTGAGGACGGAGTCCTGGCTTGGCCCTCCCCTGTGGCCATAGTCGCCGGCACAAAAAACATGGAGGGTGCGAAGAAGTTCGTCGATTGGTCGCTATCCCCGGAGGGACAGAAGGTCCTCATGGAGGCCAGCCCCAGGGTCCCCGCCACCGATATCGAGCCGTCCTCCGGAGTCCCCAGCCTGAAGGACCTGAACCTGGTTCCCTACGATCACCTGAAGTGGGGAGAGGCCAGGGACTCGGTCCTCGAGGAGTTTGGAAGCCGCTATCCTCACCTGAACTGA